The Spirosoma sp. SC4-14 DNA window GCAGTCGAGTACATTGCCACGAGTCAATCTGGTTGGGTCGGGTGGAATATTGTCGGGCCGGTTGGGCCCCTGGTTTACACCCAGTAGTGCTACGTATATTGTAGGGCTGAACGCATCGGTGCCGCTATATGAAGGCCATCGGGCAAAGCAGACGATTGCACTTTCCAAACAACTGGCGCAGACCAGCCAGCAAACCTACCAGCAGGCTTTACAACTGGCACAACGGGATGCCGAAACCGCACTGGATAATTTAACACTGCTCCGGCAGCAAATAGACCTTCAGGGACAAACACTGTCGCTGGCACGCCGAACCGAGCAGTATAACCGTGAACTCTACGTGCGCGGGCTGGCTACCTATCTGGAAGTTCTTGATGCTCAGCGAACTATTCTGGCTACCGAACAGCAGCTGGTACAGCTCCGTAGTCAGGAAACGCAGTATGCTGTAGCGTTACTAAGAGCCGTAGGTGGCGACTGGTAGTTGAGTTAACCAATTGTTAAGTAACAAAAATAATCGGACGAATAGCGAAAACCGTTAGTTGTTCGATTATTTTTGCTGGAAGGTGGGTGAATCACTCCCTAAGAATTCAAAACTATTCTAATGTTTTTCGGTAAGATAATAGCAACTTTGATCTAACAATTCTTATTTTATAATACAATCAGTATCAATGAATCATACGTATGTTATCATTATGGCGGGGGGCGTTGGAACACGGTTTTGGCCCTTTAGCCGGACTAGTTATCCGAAGCAATTTCATGATGTGTTAGGCACGGGCCGAACACTACTTCAACAAACCGCCGACCGTTTCGATGGGGTTTGCCCTCCCGAAAATATATTTATCGTTACCAGTGCGCTTTATAAAGACCTTTGCCAAAAACAGTTGCCCCAACTGACCGACGAACAGGTATTATGTGAGCCGGTTGCCCGCAATACGGCTCCCTGCATTGCATATGCGTGCTACAAAATAGCAAAACAAGACCCGGAAGCAAACATCGTTGTTGCTCCTGCCGACCATATTATTCTGAAAGAAGAGGAGTTTCAGCGGACAATCCGTACGGCTCTCGATGCGACAAAAGACCAGGATATTCTGGTTACACTGGGTATTCAGCCGAGCCGCCCTGATACGGGCTATGGTTATATTCAATACATTCCCGAATCAGGTGAAAAGATCAGGAAAGTAAAAACCTTTACCGAAAAACCGCATCTCGAATTAGCCCAACAGTTTGTCGATAGTGGCGAATTTGTCTGGAATGCTGGTATTTTCGTCTGGAATGTTCAGTCGATCATAAAAGCATTCGAAACCCATTTGCCTGAGGTTGCTGAAATTTTTGAAGAAGGAAAAGCAGCCTATTATACTGAAAACGAAGCCACGTTTATCGACAAAGCCTATTCGCTGACGAAGAGCATTTCGATTGACAACGGCGTGATGGAAAAAGCCCAGAACGTTTACGTAGTGCTGAGCGATTTTGGCTGGTCGGACCTGGGAACCTGGAAGTCGCTATACGAAGTATCGGATAAGAACGACGACCTGAACGTAGTAGACGGTCATGTGTTGCTATATGATACGAAGAACTGTATCATCAAAACCCCAAAAGACCGACTCGTAGCCATTAATGGGCTGGATGGATTTATTGTTGCCGAATACGACAACGTGTTGATGATCTGCCGTAAAGAAGACGAACAGAAAGTGAAAGCATTTGTGGCCGACGCCAAAGAAAAAGGCGCACACTTTGTTTAGCTGTTAGACGTTAGCTATTGGACGTTGGACTTAACGAAGAAGCCAACGTCTAATCACTAACGTCCAACCACTGAATTTGTGAAAAAATATATACTATCCATTATTAGCTGTTTCGTACTGATTGGTTTCCTGGCCGATTGCCAGGATGCTTACAAGGATTTCTCGCCGGGTGCGGGCGATCCTCGTATTGTAGGTACCTGGCAGTTGATTGAACGGCGATATCCTGCCGATTCTATGCTCTATACCCTAAATATTAATTACAGTACCGTTATTGTTGGGCAGCGTGAGGTAAAAGTAATTCGAGACACAACTATATCGTCGCGCGATACATCGTTTTATGCAACGCGTGTTTATGCGCCTACCATTCCGCAGACATTATCGTTTGAAGCCGATGGCAAACTAACCGCCACGGGCGATCAAATGACCTATTATAATCCCATCAAATACTACAAAGTCGATTCCACTTATCAGGACGGGTTAGGAGTGAATCTTTACATCAGCACAAACCGGGCCAACCAGTACTTCCGGCAGGGCGTGGCTTTTGGGCGGGACACATTGTTGCTTCAGCCCAGATGTGAAGATAACTGCTACCTGAAACTTGTCCGGGTTCGCTAAAATTGCTGGTGCAAGTTTTTTTCGATAGGATGAGTTTTAACAATAGCTGGCTCATGAATCCTGAAAATCCTGTCGAAAATAAGGCCCATTTTCTGCTATATTAGCCAATTGTAAATCAATAACAAGATGGCATTTTCTACGTATCGGGTCGCTGGCCTGACCATTCTCATTTTGTGTTTATCCGTAATGTGCCTGTCTGGGTTTTGTCAGTCGGGCACTAGCACTAAGCTCGAACAACTCCGGCAGCAGGTCAATCAGGAACTGGCCAAACAGCAGGGAACCTTTGCCGTTGCGTTTAAAGATCTTGAAACAGGTCAGGAATTGTTGATTCGGGAGCACGAGGTATTTCATGCGGCCAGTACCATGAAAACACCCGTTATGATTGAAGTGTATAAACAGGCAGCTCAAAAGCAGTTGTCGCTGAGTGATTCGCTTACTATAAAAACAGAATTTAAAAGCATTGTCGACGGCAGTCCCTACACGCTGGATGCAAAAACCGATAGCGATACCAATATCTATAAATACATTGGCACCAAACGCACACTGGCCGATCTGGTCTACGATATGATTATTGTGAGTAGCAATCTGGCTACTAATCTGGTTATCGAACGCGTCGATCCCAAAAAAGTAACCCAAACCATGCGTGATCTGGGCGCGAAGGATATTCAGGTGCGTCGGGGTGTCGAAGATTCAAAAGCGTTTTCGCAAGGGCTGAACAATACTACCACGGCCTACGATCTGATGGTAATTTTTGAGAAGATTGCGACCGGGCAAGCCGTTAGTTCCGAGGCCTCCAACGACATGATCCGAATATTGCTCGATCAGCGATTCAATACCAAAATCCCGGCTAAGCTACCGAAAGATGTGAAAGTGGCTCATAAAACGGGCTCAATCACGGGCGTTCTGCACGACTCCGGTATTGTTTTCCTACCCGATGGCCGCAAATATGTGCTGGTATTACTATCGAAAGATCTTAAGAACGAACCAGCGGCCGAAAATGCGCTGGCTACCGTTTCAGCGCTAATTTATAACTACATAAAAGGCTAAAATCAACCGCCTTTTCGTTCCAGCAGATTCAGCGTGCGCTGTAGGGCTGGATGCCCGAATGGAATGGCAATGGATGACTCGGTGGTTTTCCAACCCTGATGGCCCGGAACAATCATTTTGATGGTCGGATAACGTTCGTGAATACGCTGTATGGCCAGGGGCCATTGGCTGAGGTTTGCGTCGGCAATATTTCCAATGCCAGTAGCTTCTACACTTTTTACGAGGCACCCGCCAAATAAAATCTTTTGTTTCGGCAACCAGACCACAATGTTGTCGGGAGCATGACCAGGGCCGGGGAAAAACGTTTCGAATCGCATTCCGCCCACTGTTATCGTAGAGTCGTTAGGCAGAACGGCATCGGGAACCGGATTGCCTTCTTCTTTGGCCAGTTTAGCGGTAAGTGGCGTAGCAACAACCTGGGCTCCGTGCTGGCGTAAGATTTCGGTTCCGGCCAGTCGGTCGTCGTGAAAATGCGTTGCAATGGCAAGCACAACAGGCTTCTTGAGATTTGTGCTTACCCAATCCAGCAACTGAAGTGTCTGCACTGTATCCCACGGCGTATCGATCAGAACAACGCCTTTTCTGGTTTCAACCAGCAGGCCGTTTGACGGAAACGGTTGCCCTCCCAGGGATTTGTATGACGTATGTACATAAACAGACGGTGCAATCCGTTCAATGTTAATCGATGATTGGGCTGCTAGTTGCTGTGTAATACCCAATAATAACAGGACAAGGTTCAGATACTTCATGGCAAAAGTTTAGTTCGTTTCCTGAATAAAGATAGCGCTTGTCCGCGATGCAATCGCGAACGAGCCTGAGCTGCATAGAACGACTACCGGATTTTAGCGAACGCACGTACCGGAAATGTGCCAACCCCCTTAAATTTTGGAGGAACGGCACTGAACAAAAAACCACCGGCGGGCACTAAGGCCAGATTACATAAATGCTCAACGATCAGAATATCGGCTCCTAACAGTGTCGTATGTACAGGGCGGCTTCTACCCCGCGTATCGTCGATGTTATGCGAATCGATACCCACAAGTTTTACTCCGCAATCGCGCAGATAAGTGGCCGCTTCGGCAGTTAGAAAGGGATGGTTCTCGTAATAGGTTTCAGTATTCCAGAATTGATCCCAGCCGGTGTGAACTAAAACAGCGCGATTTCTAATCTCATAGTTGCGCAGATAATCCTCGGTAATGGCCAGCGATTCGGTGTGCGGAACCCGAATAACAACACCTTCCAGATCGGCAAAAGCGTCTAGTCCGACTTCTGAAAGGTCGTTTCCGTGGGCGAAGCGATGGAATGGGCAATCCAGATAGGTGCCCGTATTGGTTACCATTTCAATTTTGCCGATCTGAAATTCGGTGCCTGTTTCGTAAAACTGGCGGGAATTTTCGCGACTGAGGTAGTCGCAAACAATAGGAGCAGGTAAACCTTTATAGGTAACAAGGCCATTTTCGATCGTATGGCTCAGGTCGATCAGATGGGTTTGTTTGCCCGTTTCGGCAATTGCCTTTCGCTTATGGGCTTCTGCAATGATTTCTTTAGTCAGAATTCTGGCTTGCCCAACCATCAGTAGCCGCAAATCAGTAATGATATGATCGATAAGAGCCTGATCAGAAATAGTATCGCCGTCAATATCCAGCCGAAAATCGTTGCCTTTTAAACTACCGCCGTTGGTGAAATAAATTTCGAAATCGAATTTAACGCGCTTTTGCATGCCTGAATTTCCTGATGAGCGTCGTTAAGACGGTTGGCTGGGGTTGATCGTCTGTTCAAGTTGATTTTGTTCGTTATAAAAAGCGAACAAATCCGTATTCACAGGTTTATGTCCCAGCATTCTAACCATGTTTGTGATTTGCCCACGGTGATAGGTTCCATGATTGGCAACATGGCTGATTGTTTGCCAGAGCGGTAGCGAAAAGGTTTTGCCGGTGCGGGTCGTAAACTGCACAATTTCGTCCAACTGGTTGGCGGAGATTCCGTTGCTGTACGTCTGAATCGCCTGTTGGAGTGGTTGCCAGATAGCCGCAAGCGATTCGGCGGTTTCGGTATTCCAGTCGCTGGGAATCGTGCTCAGCGGTTCGCCCTGCCAGCGTTTCAGCCAGAGATAGTCGGATTCAAGCAGATGGCGAAACGTTAGTTTAAGCGACGGAAAACTACCCCCAAGTTCTTTTTCGAACTCGCTCTGAGAAAAATTACGAACCTGAGTCAGGCTAACCTGATTAGCCCTGATCGTATAATCGATCAAAACGCGGTATCGATTCATTACCTGCTTTCGTTATGCCTTTATACTTTCCCAACCCTGCGCCCGAATGGGGGTCTGTTGGCCAGCTTTTGTAGCCAGCACAATTTGTTTTGGATCATTTGTTAGATAACCAATTGCCGTAATATGGGCATTGGCCGCGAGCTTGTCGAATTCCTGTGGGCGCACCGTAAACAATAATTCATAATCTTCACCACCATTTAGGGCTGCTGTTACGGGGCTGAGCATAAACTCGTCGGCGGTCAAATAGGTCTGATCATCAATTGGAATATTCTCATCAAAAATGACGGCCCCCGTACCCGACTGATGACAAATGTGGAGCAACTCCGAAGCTAACCCGTCCGAAATATCAATCATAGCGGTTGGGCGAACGCCTAAGTCGCGCAACTCATGAACAATATCGGTGCGTGCTTCTGGCCGTAGCTGACGCTGAACCAGGTAAGAGCGCTCTTCCGACAGGTTTGGCTGCATACTCGGATCGGCCAGAAAGACCTGTTTTTCGCGCTCCAGCAATTGCAATCCCAGATAAGCAGCGCCCAGATCGCCGGTTACGCAAAGAACATCGTTGGGTTGAGCGGTATTTCGGTATGTGATGAGAGCTTTGGGGACCTTACCTAAAACCGAAATGGAAATAATCAGTCCCGATCGCGACGATGTTGTATCGCCCCCCACCAGATCAACATTATAGGCCTGACAGGCAGCCCGAATGCCAGCATAGAGTTCTTCTACCGCTTCTACGGTGAAGCGGCTGCTTAGCCCGATATTTACAGTAATTTGAAGGGGCAGGCCGTTCATGGCGGCAATGTCGGACACATTGACGGCTACGGCTTTGTAGCCCAGGTGCTTCAGCGGAACATACATCAAATCGAAATGGATGCCTTCTACCAGCATATCGGTAGCCAGAAGGCCATAATCGTTTCCCCACTCAAAAACAGCGGCATCGTCGCCAATGCCCCGAATGGTTTCGGCATGAGTTGGAGTTGGTGTTGCTTGCCGAATGCGTTCGATCAGGCCGAGTTCCCCTATTGTATTTAGATCAGTCATAGAAACGAAAGAGTGAAAGAGCGAAAGAGTGAACCACTCTTTCGCTCGGCTAATAGCAAAAAAGCCGCCCCACTTGACCTCTGGAACGGCTTAACTCAAAAAATGGTTTGCGTAGCCCTTTCTAGGGACTAGTTAATGTGTATTTGTTCGTTGTGCCGCCGGTTTTCTGGCTCGTTGTTGTGCGGGTGATAACAAGTTCAGTATCGCTGATTGAATTAATGGTGAATTCAATCGAGCCGTTTGTGCCGGTAGGAGAGGGAGATAGGTTAGTCAGTACAAGGCGAGTGTCAGATGGTACAGAATATTGGCCAACAAAGGTGTTGCCATCAAACTCTGTATAATTAACCGTTGGTGCCGAACTTAGGTTAAGCGTAAATTTACTGTAATCCCGAACGTTGCTGGCTCCGCCTTTGGTGTAAACCGTCACGCTGTTTTCGTCGACAGTGCGAGCTGTCCATACTTTAGCGATCCGTTCGGATACAGGTGGGGTTTTATCTCCTTTGCAACCCATTAGCAAACCAACAAAGAGTGTTGCCGATAGGTAAGCGATGAGGGACGTCTTTCTCATTGTAAAATGTTGCATATAAACAGAAGTGGCTAAAGTTACACTATTTTTGTTGTTACCCGCAAATTCCATGCCCTCAATAAGTAGGCATTTTGACTGAACGGATAACAAATGTCCATAGACTCATCTTTGTTGAAAAATTATACCCGATCGCAACTGGCTCTTCGTAATGGGTCAGACCGCGAAGAAATCTGGTGTGCCTATCAGGGAATTATTTACGATGTCTCGGCCTCGCGCTTGTGGCGTAATGGCAAACATTACGAACACTGGGCGGGCCAGGACCTTACTGCCGAACTCGTTGATGCGCCCCATGCTGATTGGGTCTTTACCCGATTTCCTGCTGTGGGGCGGCTTGTCTAATTGTTTATAGTTACGCGAAGTACCCGGTTAATGTTTCAGGTAACCGTAAACCTGATAGCTTTCTGAAACCTGTTAGGTTTGTACCCAGGTACTTACGTTAGCGTGCATAATCTAAAATCATGACTACTATGCTGATTGCCGACAGCGGTTCTACAAAAACTGATTGGCGGCTTGTATGGCCCGACGGCACTACTCGCGCTATACAAACGAATGGTTTTAACCCCTATTATCAAACAACCGAACAAATTACCGCTGCTTTGCAAGAGCAATTGGTGCCTGAACTGAATCGTGCGACTGTGTCGTCCGTATTTTTTTATGGTGCGGGTTGTAGTGGACCAACTGTGAACTACAAAATAGAAGATTCCTTACGGGCAGTTTTGCCCGATTTAATCACTGTCGATGTCAATAGTGATATGCTGGGGGCTGCTCGGGGCGCGTCGGGCCGGGAGCCGGGCATCGTGTGTATTCTGGGTACTGGTTCAAATGCCTGTTGTTACGACGGCAATCAGATTTCGCGGGGTATTCAAACGCTGGGTTTCTGGCTGGGCGATGAAGGAAGCGGAGGATATCTGGGTAAAACGCTCGTCCGCGATTTTTTTCAGGAGCGTTTGCCGGGCCATCTGGCCGAAGAGTTTCAACGCCAGTATGCCCTCGACCGACCCACGTTGTTGGAAAATGCTTACCAGAAACCATTTCCTAATCGTTATTTTGCGGCCTTCACCCCCTTTTTATCGAAACACCCGGACGAGCCATATGTTAGTCGGCTAGTGACAGATTCGTTTGTTTTATTTTTATCGATATACATAACTCGTTTTCCGGAAACCAAAGAATGGCCCGTTCATTTTGTAGGCTCTATCGCTTATTATTTTGATAGCTACCTGAAAGAAGCGGTTCAGCAGACTGGCTTAATTATGGGGAAGCTGCTAAAAGCGCCCGTCAGTAAGCTGGTTGATTTTCATCAGCAAACTATGTGATGTACCTTTGTAGATAGGTTAGTGGTTTATGGCTTACAGTTTATGATTTATAGTTGCTCTGCCGAATAGAACCTCACTGCCGCGCAGCAACTATAAACCCTAAACCGTAAGCCATAAACTATAAACCGATACAACCTGAATAGTAATGGCAAATCGGTATTTTTTGAAAGTAAAAGAGGTTGTGCGGGAGACACCGGACGCCGTCACAATAACCTTCTGGCATCCGCTCAATGAAGAAGTACGTTATCAGCCCGGCCAGTTTCTAACATTTCTGCTGACCGTAGACGGGCAAAAAGTGCGTCGTTCCTATTCAATGGCCTCGTCACCGCATGTCGATGTCTCACTGGCTGTCTCAGTAAAACGAGTGCCCGGTGGGCTGGTATCCAATTATCTGTACGAACAGGTTAAGCCCGGCGATATTCTCGAAACGCTGGAGCCAATGGGAACGTTTGTGCCAAAACTGGAAGTACAAAACCAGCGGACTATTATATTGATTGGGGCAGGTAGTGGCATTACGCCCCTATTTTCGATGGCGAAATCGGCGTTGCATATAGAGCCAAAGAGTCGTGTGTGGCTTATTTACGGCAACCGCAATCAGGATTCAATTATTTATAAGGCGCATCTCGATGCAATGGAGCAGGGATATGGGCAGCAGCGTTTCCGGGTCACGCATGTGTTGAGCCAGCCAAACAGTGGCTGGATGGGGATCGAGGGGCGACTTAATCAGCATACGATCACGAAATTGCTCGATTCTCTGCCCTCGTCTGAGCGTCAGAATGCCAGTGTTTACCTGTGCGGCCCTGATGGTATGATGGCCGAAGCTCGTTCGGCGTTAGCGCTGGTTGGCGTTCCAACTGACCGTGTCTTTAAAGAAAGCTACGTTACGGCTCCTGTGCCGGCTGGCGAAGTGATTGAAGATCCCATCTCGGCTGGCGACGAAGGTTCGCCAGAGGTAACAATTTTGTATGAAGGTAGTGAATATAAATTCGCCGTTGCCCCTCACCAGACCATTCTGGAAGCGGCTCTGGATCTGGATATTGATCTACCCTATTCGTGTCAGGCGGGTATGTGTACGGCCTGTATGGGCCGGTGTATATCGGGTAAGGTCAAGCTCGACGAAGAAGATGGCCTGTCTGAATCTGAACTAAAGGCGGGTTATGTGCTTACCTGTGTAGCCCACCCCGTAGGCCGCGATGTGGTTATCGAAATCGAATAATGCTGATTGGTCATTAGTCATTGGATGTTGATAGTGTTAGGTCTAACCTAACACTATCAACATCCAATGACTAATGACTATCACTTAATCCGGTCTGGATCGGGTGCTACTTTGGGCACTGCGCGAGGGGTTGCCGGACGTGCGGGGGCTACTGTTGTGGCGGCAGGTTTAGGAGTAGGAATAGACCGTACGGAGGGAGCCGCTGGAATTGTTACAGCCGCTGGTGGCGTTGGCGGTGCAGGTGCTATTACGGCGCGACCACGGATAGATTTAGCAGCACGAGGAGTACGATAGGCCTTTGGGGTATATCGCAGATCCATCTCATACTCCATCATCGGTTCTCGTACCAGCGACATGTCGCCGTTGTATTTGCTCATTTCTCTCGACAGTTCCTCCATTTGCTGGCTGATCTGCTCCATCTCTTTCTCGAATTTTTGCATAGGCTGTCGGGCCGTTTCCAGCTTCGATTGGGCTTCTTCGAGTTGTTTGTTTAACTCCTCAATACTCTGCTCCTGCTTTTTGATTTGTGGCTCAAGCAATTCCAGTTGC harbors:
- a CDS encoding mannose-1-phosphate guanylyltransferase yields the protein MNHTYVIIMAGGVGTRFWPFSRTSYPKQFHDVLGTGRTLLQQTADRFDGVCPPENIFIVTSALYKDLCQKQLPQLTDEQVLCEPVARNTAPCIAYACYKIAKQDPEANIVVAPADHIILKEEEFQRTIRTALDATKDQDILVTLGIQPSRPDTGYGYIQYIPESGEKIRKVKTFTEKPHLELAQQFVDSGEFVWNAGIFVWNVQSIIKAFETHLPEVAEIFEEGKAAYYTENEATFIDKAYSLTKSISIDNGVMEKAQNVYVVLSDFGWSDLGTWKSLYEVSDKNDDLNVVDGHVLLYDTKNCIIKTPKDRLVAINGLDGFIVAEYDNVLMICRKEDEQKVKAFVADAKEKGAHFV
- a CDS encoding serine hydrolase is translated as MAFSTYRVAGLTILILCLSVMCLSGFCQSGTSTKLEQLRQQVNQELAKQQGTFAVAFKDLETGQELLIREHEVFHAASTMKTPVMIEVYKQAAQKQLSLSDSLTIKTEFKSIVDGSPYTLDAKTDSDTNIYKYIGTKRTLADLVYDMIIVSSNLATNLVIERVDPKKVTQTMRDLGAKDIQVRRGVEDSKAFSQGLNNTTTAYDLMVIFEKIATGQAVSSEASNDMIRILLDQRFNTKIPAKLPKDVKVAHKTGSITGVLHDSGIVFLPDGRKYVLVLLSKDLKNEPAAENALATVSALIYNYIKG
- the bla gene encoding subclass B1 metallo-beta-lactamase, coding for MKYLNLVLLLLGITQQLAAQSSINIERIAPSVYVHTSYKSLGGQPFPSNGLLVETRKGVVLIDTPWDTVQTLQLLDWVSTNLKKPVVLAIATHFHDDRLAGTEILRQHGAQVVATPLTAKLAKEEGNPVPDAVLPNDSTITVGGMRFETFFPGPGHAPDNIVVWLPKQKILFGGCLVKSVEATGIGNIADANLSQWPLAIQRIHERYPTIKMIVPGHQGWKTTESSIAIPFGHPALQRTLNLLERKGG
- a CDS encoding cyclase family protein; the protein is MQKRVKFDFEIYFTNGGSLKGNDFRLDIDGDTISDQALIDHIITDLRLLMVGQARILTKEIIAEAHKRKAIAETGKQTHLIDLSHTIENGLVTYKGLPAPIVCDYLSRENSRQFYETGTEFQIGKIEMVTNTGTYLDCPFHRFAHGNDLSEVGLDAFADLEGVVIRVPHTESLAITEDYLRNYEIRNRAVLVHTGWDQFWNTETYYENHPFLTAEAATYLRDCGVKLVGIDSHNIDDTRGRSRPVHTTLLGADILIVEHLCNLALVPAGGFLFSAVPPKFKGVGTFPVRAFAKIR
- a CDS encoding DinB family protein, with translation MNRYRVLIDYTIRANQVSLTQVRNFSQSEFEKELGGSFPSLKLTFRHLLESDYLWLKRWQGEPLSTIPSDWNTETAESLAAIWQPLQQAIQTYSNGISANQLDEIVQFTTRTGKTFSLPLWQTISHVANHGTYHRGQITNMVRMLGHKPVNTDLFAFYNEQNQLEQTINPSQPS
- the thiL gene encoding thiamine-phosphate kinase, giving the protein MTDLNTIGELGLIERIRQATPTPTHAETIRGIGDDAAVFEWGNDYGLLATDMLVEGIHFDLMYVPLKHLGYKAVAVNVSDIAAMNGLPLQITVNIGLSSRFTVEAVEELYAGIRAACQAYNVDLVGGDTTSSRSGLIISISVLGKVPKALITYRNTAQPNDVLCVTGDLGAAYLGLQLLEREKQVFLADPSMQPNLSEERSYLVQRQLRPEARTDIVHELRDLGVRPTAMIDISDGLASELLHICHQSGTGAVIFDENIPIDDQTYLTADEFMLSPVTAALNGGEDYELLFTVRPQEFDKLAANAHITAIGYLTNDPKQIVLATKAGQQTPIRAQGWESIKA
- a CDS encoding cytochrome b5 domain-containing protein, which encodes MSIDSSLLKNYTRSQLALRNGSDREEIWCAYQGIIYDVSASRLWRNGKHYEHWAGQDLTAELVDAPHADWVFTRFPAVGRLV
- a CDS encoding BadF/BadG/BcrA/BcrD ATPase family protein, yielding MTTMLIADSGSTKTDWRLVWPDGTTRAIQTNGFNPYYQTTEQITAALQEQLVPELNRATVSSVFFYGAGCSGPTVNYKIEDSLRAVLPDLITVDVNSDMLGAARGASGREPGIVCILGTGSNACCYDGNQISRGIQTLGFWLGDEGSGGYLGKTLVRDFFQERLPGHLAEEFQRQYALDRPTLLENAYQKPFPNRYFAAFTPFLSKHPDEPYVSRLVTDSFVLFLSIYITRFPETKEWPVHFVGSIAYYFDSYLKEAVQQTGLIMGKLLKAPVSKLVDFHQQTM
- a CDS encoding ferredoxin--NADP reductase, coding for MANRYFLKVKEVVRETPDAVTITFWHPLNEEVRYQPGQFLTFLLTVDGQKVRRSYSMASSPHVDVSLAVSVKRVPGGLVSNYLYEQVKPGDILETLEPMGTFVPKLEVQNQRTIILIGAGSGITPLFSMAKSALHIEPKSRVWLIYGNRNQDSIIYKAHLDAMEQGYGQQRFRVTHVLSQPNSGWMGIEGRLNQHTITKLLDSLPSSERQNASVYLCGPDGMMAEARSALALVGVPTDRVFKESYVTAPVPAGEVIEDPISAGDEGSPEVTILYEGSEYKFAVAPHQTILEAALDLDIDLPYSCQAGMCTACMGRCISGKVKLDEEDGLSESELKAGYVLTCVAHPVGRDVVIEIE